CGCCGCTATCCCCAGCGTTACGCCGAAACGGTCGAGACCTACTGCGCCGATCCGACGGCGGCCGGCGCCGCCCTGGGCCTGGACGTGCCGGCGGCCAACGCCGAGGCGGAACGGTTGCTGGCCGCCTGGCCCTCGGCGCCCACGGCCGCCCAGCGGCGGCGACTGGCGGGTGTCTTCCTGGCGGCCGGAGAGCCGGGCTCGGCCCTGGTCCAATGGCTGCGTCTGCCGGTCGAGGAACGGCGCGAAGGCGACGGCCTGACGCCCGAGCTTGTCGTCCATCTCGACCGGATCAAGGACCGCCGCAACGAGACCGATCAGATTTCCGCCCCCCTGGCCGCCCGCCTGGGCCTGGAGCGTCTGTGGAGCGTCGACGATCATTCCGCCGACACGCCCGACGGCGCCGATCCGGCGGAGAAGAAGGCCTACGCCGACGCCGTGATGGGGGCCTGGGACAATCCATACACCCGCGAACGCCGCGCCGCGTCGCAGCAACTGGAAGCGCGGCTCGCCGAACCGGACGGGGTGCTGGCCATGTACCGGGCCTACAATGATCCAAGCCAGGCGCTGATCATCTATCGTTCGGACTTCGGCGCGGCTTTGACGGAACCCTCGCCCCAGGGATTCGGGCGCCGCTACGTCGGTTTTTGGGAGACGCGGAACCTGCGCATTGTCGCCAATATGCGCGACGTCGTGGGCCGCTATCCGGGCACGCGGATGCTGACCATCGTCGGCGCCTCGCACAAACCCTATTACGAGGCCTATCTGAACATGATGCACGACGTGGTCCTGGCGGACCTTGAGGGGGTGCTGCGCTGAATCGGCCCGGCGCCGATCAGGCCGAGCGCTGCTTGATCGGGGCCGAGCCGTCGGCCAGGCTTTCGGCCAGATAGACCTCGGCCTCCTGCGCCGGCAGGGCCGGGGCATAGCCGAAGCCCTGGCCGTAATGGCATTGGGCGTCCAGCAGCAGGCGGGCCAGTTCAGCGTTCTCCACCCCCTCGGCGACGACCTCCAGCGACAGGTCGCGGCCCAGGTTGACCACCGACTTGACGATCTTGGACGATCCTTCGTCCTTGTTCATCGTCAGCACGAAATAGCGGTCGATCTTCAGGGTGTCGAACGGCAGGCGCGCCAGATAGGACAGCGACGAGAAGCCGGTGCCGAAGTCGTCCAGCGCCAGCGACGCCCCCACGTCCTTCAGCGACTGCAGAACCTCGGCGGCGCGCGCGGTGTCGCGCATGATGTCGCCCTCGGTGACCTCCAGCTTCAGCGCCCCCTTGGGCAGGCCGCTTTCCTTGATGATCCGGGCCACGTCCTCGCACAGATGCGGCCGCTCGATCTCGCCCACCGACAGATTGACGCTGCAGAACAGCTTGCCCGACAGGGGATGGCGTTCGATCCATTCGGCCAGCTGCCGCGCCGACTGGGTCATCATCAGAAGACCCAGTTCGTTCATCATGCCCAAATCGGCGGTCAGGCCCAGGAACTCGTCCGGCGGCACCAGGCCGCGACGCGGGTGTCGCCAGCGGGCCAGGGCCTCGAACCCCGCCACCGCCCCGGTGTTCAGGTTCACGATGGGCTGGAAGAAGGGCACGATCTCGCCGCGCACGAAGGCGTTCCTGAGGTCCGCCTCCAGCGCCAGACGGCTTAAGGAGTCGCTTTCCAGCGCCCGGCCATAGGCGGCCGATCCGCCGCGCCCGGCGCTCTTGGCCGATTCCACCGCCAGTTCGACCCGCCGCAACAGTTCGGCGGCGTCCGGCGCGTCCGGCCCGCCCTCCACCATCACCGCCCCGATGGAGACGGTCGGATAGATGTCGAACCCGGCGACGCGCAGCGGCTGTTCCAGGGCGTCGCGCATCCGATAGCTGGTGTGCGAGGGGCTGCGCGGGGTGATGATGGCGAACTCGTCCTCGCCGATGCGGGCGGGCGAGGCGTCCTTGGGGAAGGCGGCGGCCAGACGCGACCCCAGCGCCGACAGCACCAGGTCCGTCCGTTCATGGCCCAGGGCCTCGTTCAGGCGCCGCAGCCGGTCGACGTCGCCGACCACCACCTCGTATTCGCCGACCTGGGTCAGAACCTCGGTGACGCGCGCCAGAAAGGCGCGGCGGTCCAGCAGTCCCGTCAGCCCATCCCGATCCGACCCGGCGAACTTGGTCTCCAGCGCCACGACGCCAGCGGCGCGCAGCCCGTCTTCCAGCCAGACGCCGCGCCACAGGCAGGTTTCCGATCCGCGCATCCGCAGGCGCACGGCGACCTCGGTCCCCTCTTCCTGGGGCTTCAGCATGCGCTCGGCCAGGCTGCGATCCTGAGGCAGGGCCAGGGCGACGAACCCGGCGGCGGTGCACTCCGGCGCCAGCGGCCCCAGGCCCAGGGCGCGGGTGGCGCCGGTGAACCGCAGTTCGTTCTCGGCAGGGGTCCAGATCCACAGGGCGGTGTCGGCGGCGGCCAGCGCCTCGATGGCGGTCGTGGCGTCCCAGGCCAGCGATCGGGATCGTGTCGTCACGCTATCCGCCCTTCCAGACGGCTCGCGACCGTCAACGCTCGTCCTCGACCAGGCCGAACAGAAGATGGTCTGCCCATCCGCCGTTAATTTTCAAATAAGCCCGCGCCCGCCCCTCCTGGCTGAAGCCGGATTTCTCCAGCACCCGGCGCGATCCGTGGTTGGTCGGCAGACAGGCCGCCTCCAGCCGATGCAGCTTCAGCGTGTCGAACGCATAGCCGACCACCGCTCTGACCGCCGCCGTCGCCACGCCCTGGCCGGAATAGGGCTGGCCGATCCAGTAGCCCAGGGTGCCGGTCTCGGCGACGCCGCGCCGCACGTTCGACAGGGTCACGGCGCCGGCCAGTGTCTTGCCCCCCTCGACCAGGACGAAGAAGGGCCAGGCATTGCCCAGCTCCATCTCGCGCGCATAGATCGACAGGCGCCGCCGGAACGCCGCCTTGGTCAGGTCGTCCTGGGGCCAGGCCGGTTCCCACGGCTGCAGATAGTCGCGCGATCCCTCTCTCAGCGCGGACCAGGCCGCGTAATCGCCCGCGCGCGGCGAGCGCAACAGCACGCCGTCGCCCCGGATCACGGGACCGCCAACATCGTTCATCCAGTCCAGCAGGGCCATCGCGTCGGACTATAGCACCAAGATCTTGGCCTGAACCTTAAGGTTCGCCCAAAAGCGTCGCCGTCAGTTTCAGCGCCAGATCGCGGCCCAGTCCGTCGGGCGCGCCCAGCATCGGCGTCAATATGTCGCCGATCAGCCCTTCGGCGAAGGCCATATAGGCCGCCGTCATGACCAGCGCGCGCGCGCGTTCCGCCGCGTTCGGATCGTCCGGCGCCATCGCCGCCAGACGGTCGGCCAGATCCCGCACCACCCCGGCGAAGCTCTCGGCCCGCCCCTGCTCGCGCGCCAGCGCCAGCCAGGCCGCCATCTGCGACGCCCCGCCCTTGCCGAAGGCGTCGAACACCACGGTCATCAGCCGATCCGGCTCGACCTGCTCTCGCCCCTCGCCCAGCCCGGCCTCGATCCGCTGGGCCAGGTCGCGCACCATCGCATCCATCAGCGCGCCCTGAAGCCCGGCCGCCGATCCGAAATGGTGGATCAGATTGGCGTGGCCCACCCCCATACGCTGGCCCACGGCCTTCAGCGTCACCGCCGCCGGGCCGCCGGACAGCAGCAGATCGCGCGCCGCCTCCAGCGCCTCCTCGCGCGCCGCCGCGCCGCGTCGACGTCTCACCGGACCATTAGTTGACATTAATGTCAGTTATCTCCATATTGCGCTCGAAATCGAGGAGCAGAACCATGGCGAAATCCGCCACCCCCGCCGACCTCCAGATCAAGCCGCGCGACCTGCATATCGACCGCGAGGCCGTCACGCCACGCTGGTGGTTGAACAACGACCCCTTCGGCGCCGCCGTGATGAATGCGCTCAGCCTGACCTTCCCGGACGGCGAGCGGTTCTTTATCCAGTCGGTCAAGCGGTTCGCCAGGGATGCGCCGCCGAAACTGGCCGCCGACATCCGCGCCTTCACGGTGCAGGAGGGGGCGCACACGCGCGAACACATGGCCTTCAACGCCATCACCGAACGCGCCGGCTATCAGACCGCCGCGATCGAGGCCTATGTCACCGAGCGGCTGGACATCGCCCGCGCCCGCCCGCCGCTGGCCCAGCTGGCGGCGACCATGGCGCTGGAGCATTTCACCGCCGCCTTCGCCCACCGGCTGCTGGCCGACCCCGATCTGCTGAAGGGATCGCCGCACGATCTGGCCCGTCTGTGGCGCTGGCATTCGATCGAGGAGATCGAACACAAGGGCGTGGCCTATGACGTCTTCCTGCACGCGACCCGCGCGATGTCGCCGCTTCAACGCTGGCGGCTGCGGCGCTGGGCCATGCTGCTGACCACCCTGCTGTTCACCAAGACGGTGCGCGAAACCAGTCTGATGCTGTTGAAACAGGACGGCATCGTCGGCTGGCGCGCCCGGTTCGGCCTGTTCCGCTGGCTGTGGCTGAAGCCGGGCCTGTATCGGCGGATGATCGGCGACTATTTCGCCTTCTACAAACCCGGCTTCCACCCCTGGCAGGTGGATGACCGCGACCTGATCGTCCAGGCCGAGGCGGGCCTGGCCCAGCCGGCCTGACCTCATTGGATCGACCCGCCTCCCGTTCGTCCTTCCGGGGCTGAGCGAAGCGAGGAACCCGGACCCGAAGGGCGGCGGGCTGTGTGTCGATTGAACCTGTCCGGCTTGTCGTCCTCGACCTCGTCGCTTTTCTGTCGCCACGCTGCGACGGAAAGCCGCATCCTCGTGCGTTACAGGCTTCGGGGGATGCACGAGGACAGAGGTCATGGCTTCACCCCCCATCGACGCCGCCGTCGCCCTGACCCGGCTGGGTCTGGGCGCCCGTCCCGGCGAGATCGCGCGCGTGGCCGCCGATCCGCGCGGCTGGGCCCTCGCACAGATCCGGCGCCAGGGCGCGCCCCAGCCGCCGGGGGATCTGCCCGACACCGCCGAACGGCTGGGTCAGTATTTCGACTATCAGTCCGCCTCTCGCGCGCCCGCCCCTGCGGCCGCCGTTTCGCCTGCAGCCCAAACCCCCGCCACGCCCGGCGCCGCCCCCGTCGATCCCGCCGCCGAAGCCCGGCGCGCGGCGCGCCAGGCCGCGCGGCGCGACATCGTTCAGGACACGGCCCAGGCCTTTCTGGCCCGCGCCCAGCTGGGCGCCGCGACCGAGGAGGGATTCGCCGAGCGCTGGGCCCTGTTCTGGTCCAACGCCCTGACCGTCTCGGCGGCCAGGTTCGACAGCGGCGCCTTCATCGCCCAGTACGAATGCGAGGCCGTGCGTCCCCACGTCTTCGGCCGGTTCGAGGATCTGGTCATGGCCTGCGAACAGCATCCGGCCATGCTGCTCTATCTGGACCAGGCCCGCTCGACCGGCCCCGACAGTCCGGTCGGCGCCCGGCGCAAGGCGGGGCTGAACGAGAACCTGGCCCGCGAGATGATGGAGCTGCACACCGTCGGCGCCGATGCGGGCTATACCCAGGCTGACGTGACCGAACTGGCCCGCGCCCTGACCGGCTGGTCCATTCCCACCGCGCGCGAGGCGCAAGATGGGGGCCTGGTCGCCGACGCCGCCCCCCCGCGTCGCGCCCGCCCACGTCGCGCCGGAATGGCCGCCCAGGTTCAGCCGGGTCCGAACGGCTTCGTCTTCCGCGCCAATGTCCATGAACCCGGCGCCCGCACGGTGATGGGCAAGACCTATCCGCCCGGCGGCCTGGGCCAGGGTCAGGCGGTGTTGCGCGATCTGGCCCGCCATCCGGCGACGGCCACACGCCTGTCGCGGCGTCTGGCCGCCCATTTCGTGGCCGACAGCCCGCCCGACGCCCTGGTCGCCCGGCTTGAGGCCGCCTGGACCCGTTCGGGCGGCGATCTGGCCCAGGTCGCCCGCGCCCTGATCGCCGCGCCCGAGACCTGGACGCCCCAGCCCGCCAAGATCAAGACGCCCTACGACCTGGTCGTCTCCACCCACCGCGCCCTGGGAACCCAGCCCCAGCGTCTGCCGCCGCTGCGCCAGGCCCTGGCCGACATGGGCCAGCCGCTCTACGCCCCGCCCTCGCCCGAGGGATGGCCGGACACGGCCGCCGACTGGGCCGGTCCCGACGCCCTGGTCAAACGGCTGAACTGGGCGTCCGCCGCCGCGGCGACCGCCCATGTTTCCGACACCGACGCGGTCGCCGCCGGCGCCCTGGGCGCCCGGCTCAGCGAACGCACGCGCTTGGCCGTCGCCCGCGCCGAAAGCCGCCCCGAGGCCCTGACCCTGCTGTTCATGTCGCCGGAGTTTCAACGCCGATGAACGCCCTCTCCCTGAACCGTCGCCACCTGCTGGCCGCCGCGACCGCCGGCATGGGCCTGGCCTTCGCGGGCAAGGTCGCCGCCCGGACGCGCGGCCCCGCCAACAAGCTGGTGGTCGTCATCGCGCGCGGCGCCATGGACGGCCTGTCCGTCACCGTCCCCCATGGCGACGCCAACTATGTTCCCCTGCGCGGCGGTCTGGCCATCGGCGCGCCGGGCGAGGCGAACGGCGCCCTGGCCATGGGCGAGGGTTTCGGCCTGCACCCGGCGCTGTCGGGCCTGCATCAGCTGTATGGTCAGGGCGAAATGCGGTTCGCCCCCGCCGTGGCCCTGCCGGTCCGCATCCGTTCGCATTTCGAAGCCCAGGACGTGCTGGAGAACGGCGGCGAGGCCCTGCGCCAACAGACCGACGGCTGGCTGAACCGCGCCCTGGTCGCGGCCGGCGGAACCACGGTGAAGGGCCTGTCCATCGGCGCCCAGACGCCCCTGATCCTGCGCGGCGGCGCCCCCGTGTCCAGCTGGGCGCCGGGCGGGCTGGTGCGCGGCGGCGACCGCATCGCAGCCCTGCTGCAGGACCTCTATGTCGAGGACCCGCTGCTGGGCCAGAACCTGGCGCGCGGCCTGGCGACCGAGGAGCGGGTCGAAATGGTCGGCGGCCAGCCGGTGCGTCGCAACGACGTCCAGGGCCTGGGTCAGGCCGTCGCCCGTCTGATGAGCGGGCCGGATGGCGCCGATGTCATCGCCGTGTCTCTCGACGGCTGGGACACCCATGCGGGCCAGAAGGCGCAGCTTCAGAACCGGCTGACCGGCCTGGATCAGCTGGTCATGGGGCTGAAGACGGGTCTGGGCGACGCCTGGCCGCGCACCGCCCTGGTGGTCGCCACCGAGTTCGGCCGCACCGCCCGCGCCAACGGCACCCAGGGGACGGACCACGGCACCGGCTCGTCCCTGTTGCTGGCGGGCGGGGCGATCAAGCGCGGCGGTCCCATCGGCGACTGGCCCACCCTGGCCGAGAACCGCCTGTTCGAGAACCGCGACCTGGCACCGACCCTGGACATCCGGTCGGTGTTCAAGGGGCTGCTGCGCGATCACATGGGTCTGGACCGCGCCGCCCTGGACAATCGCGTCTTCCCCGGCAGCGCGGCCGAGGCCCCGGCGACGACCGGACTGGTCTGACGGCGGGCCGTCCCGCCGCCCCTCACCGTCATTCCGTGGCGGCCGCAGGACGAACCCGGAACCCAGGACCACGGCGCAAGCCCATGACAGGTCGGCGTCAGGGCCGCTCCCTTGGCTTGCGGGGTCTTCGCTGACGCTCGGCCCCGGAATGACGGCATGGGGTGCGGATCGTGCCCGCGTCTTGCTTTCCGCGCCCGTCTGACGCATCAGGACGCCATCACCTTGGACCCGGCCCTGTTCGCAGGCGACGGGTGGCTATCCCCGCCGCCGATCCGCTGGGAAACCGAACCGCCGTAAACCGAACAGTCGGGCGCGGTTCATCCAGATGTAATCCTGACATGACCCTGATCGCTTCCGCGCGCCGTCAATGGCTCGCCAATCCGCGCCGCGACCTGCTGGCGGGGACCGTCGTCGCCCTGGCCCTGATCCCAGAGGCCATCGCCTTCTCGCTTATCGCCGGGGTCGATCCGGCGGTGGGCCTGTACGCCAGCGTCGTCATCGCCGTCACCATCGCCTTCGTCGGCGGGCGCCCGGCCATGATCTCGGCCGCGACCGGGGCCATGGCCCTGCTGATGGTCACCCTGGTCCGCGACCACGGCATCGAATATCTGTTCGCCGCCTCCATCCTGTGCGGGGTGTTCCAGATCGCCATCGGCCTGTTGAAACTGGGCCGCTACATCCGGTTCGTCAGCCGCAGCGTGATGACCGGCTTCGTCAATTCGCTGGCCATCCTGATCTTCCTGGCCCAGATGCCCGAACTGATCGGCAGGGGCTGGATCACCTACGCCCTGGTCGCGGCGGCCCTGGCCGTCATCTACGGTTTTCCGCGCCTCACGAAGGCCGTCCCCTCGCCCCTGGTCGCCATCGTCTTCATCAGCGCCGTGGTCATGGTGATGAAGCTGGACGTCCGCACCGTCGGCGACATGGGCCAGATGCCCACGACCCTGCCGATGTTCCACCTGCCAGCCGTGCCCCTGACGTGGGAAACCCTGGCGATCATCGCCCCGATCTCGGCGACCCTGGCCTTTGTCGGCCTGCTGGAAAGCCTGCTGACCGCCAATCTGATCGACGACATCACCGACACCGCCTCAGACAAGGATCGCGAGACGCGCGGCCAGGGGATCGCCAACATCCTGTCGCCCCTGTTCGGCGGCATGGCGGGCTGCGCCATGATCGGCCAGTCGATGATCAATGTCGGGTCGGGCGCGCGCGGGCGGCTGTCGACCCTGTGGGCCGGTCTGTTCCTGCTGTTCCTGATGCTGGCGCTTCAGGACTGGGTGGCGCGCATTCCCATGGCGGCCCTGGTCGCCGTCATGATCATGGTGTCGGTCGGGACCTTCGACTGGAACTCGGTGCTGAAGCTGCGGACCCTGCCGCTTCAGTCGTCGATCGTCATGATCGCCACCACCGTCACCGTCGTCGCCACCCATGACCTGTCCAAGGGGGTGGTGCTGGGCGTCCTGCTGTCCGCGGTCTTCTTCATGCGCAAACTGGGCAAGACCCTGGTCGTGACCGAGATCGAAACGCCTGAACCCGGCGTTCTGCAATATCGCGTGTCGGGTCAGCTGTTCTTCGGCTCGGCCGATCTGTTCGCCGCCAGTTTCGAGCACCATGGCCGGCCGACGCGGGTTCACATCGACATGACCGACGCGCATCTGTGGGATCTGACCGGCGTCGCCGCCGTGGACAAGGTGGTGTTCCGCTACCGCCGTCAGGGCGCCCAGGTTGAGGTCGCCGGCATGAACGACGCCGCCCGCACCCTGGTCGCGCGGGTAGGGCGGTTCGAGAAGATGCATCTGCCGGCCGACGCCGGCGCGCATTAAGACTCAGGTCAGACTCTCAGGCCGCGTCCGGCGTGGCTTCGACCTCGGCCTTCGGCATCTTGCAGATGCGGTTCAGGTCGGCGCGGATCGAACTGCCCTGGAAATGCGAGATTTCCGCGCCGGAATAGCCCTCGCCGGACAGGGCCTTTACGACATCGCCCGTATTCAGACAGTTCTGCGTGCGCGCCAGCTGATAGGCGCGCTCCACGACGTGGGTGCGGTTCATGATGAATGCCTTTCGTTCGTCACATCAACGTCTTGCAAGCTAAACCGTTCCGTCGGGCGAATTTGTCGCCTCACGGGGCGCGCTTGCATTTGTCACGAAGACATGCGCACATAAGCCTCGTCGATCTCTCTGCGTAACGCCCACTCTCTCTGCGAACGCACGAGTCCAGGCCGCTCCCATTCAGACCCGACAGGCCGCAGGGGCGTTCCCTCGGTCAATCTCTAACGGAGGTCTCATCATGGCTACCGGCACTGTTAAGTGGTTCAACGCAACCAAGGGCTACGGCTTCATCCAACCCGACGACGGCGGCAAGGACGTCTTCGTCCACATTTCGGCTGTTGAAGCCGCCGGCCTGCGCGGCCTGGACGAAAACCAGAAGGTTTCCTACGAGCTGGAACGCGACAAGCGTTCGGGCAAGGAATCGGCTGGCCAGCTCCAGACCCAAGGCTGAGTTCGGTCTTATCCGATAAAGGAAACGGCGGCCCTGCAAGGGGCCGCCGTTTTCAATTGGGGCGTTGCTCTGCCTCGCGACGGCGGACGCGACTATCCCTTCGTCGTGTCGATCCAGGCGGCGAAGGCGTCCATGAAGTCCTTCAGGAACTTCTTCGTGTCGTCCTTCTTCAACTTGCCGTCGTCGTCCAGCAGGTCGGCGACATTGCCGATATAGGCTTCGGGCTGCTGCA
Above is a genomic segment from Candidatus Brevundimonas colombiensis containing:
- a CDS encoding DUF5694 domain-containing protein, producing the protein MKRFRHLILASLVAIAAASASGLAGAQDYRPDFHPDQLKGPPVGVPNTVLVLGTPHLAGLPETFDFALLAPLMDRLVAWAPTAIATEDMSGLQCDSLRRYPQRYAETVETYCADPTAAGAALGLDVPAANAEAERLLAAWPSAPTAAQRRRLAGVFLAAGEPGSALVQWLRLPVEERREGDGLTPELVVHLDRIKDRRNETDQISAPLAARLGLERLWSVDDHSADTPDGADPAEKKAYADAVMGAWDNPYTRERRAASQQLEARLAEPDGVLAMYRAYNDPSQALIIYRSDFGAALTEPSPQGFGRRYVGFWETRNLRIVANMRDVVGRYPGTRMLTIVGASHKPYYEAYLNMMHDVVLADLEGVLR
- a CDS encoding bifunctional diguanylate cyclase/phosphodiesterase — its product is MTTRSRSLAWDATTAIEALAAADTALWIWTPAENELRFTGATRALGLGPLAPECTAAGFVALALPQDRSLAERMLKPQEEGTEVAVRLRMRGSETCLWRGVWLEDGLRAAGVVALETKFAGSDRDGLTGLLDRRAFLARVTEVLTQVGEYEVVVGDVDRLRRLNEALGHERTDLVLSALGSRLAAAFPKDASPARIGEDEFAIITPRSPSHTSYRMRDALEQPLRVAGFDIYPTVSIGAVMVEGGPDAPDAAELLRRVELAVESAKSAGRGGSAAYGRALESDSLSRLALEADLRNAFVRGEIVPFFQPIVNLNTGAVAGFEALARWRHPRRGLVPPDEFLGLTADLGMMNELGLLMMTQSARQLAEWIERHPLSGKLFCSVNLSVGEIERPHLCEDVARIIKESGLPKGALKLEVTEGDIMRDTARAAEVLQSLKDVGASLALDDFGTGFSSLSYLARLPFDTLKIDRYFVLTMNKDEGSSKIVKSVVNLGRDLSLEVVAEGVENAELARLLLDAQCHYGQGFGYAPALPAQEAEVYLAESLADGSAPIKQRSA
- a CDS encoding GNAT family protein yields the protein MALLDWMNDVGGPVIRGDGVLLRSPRAGDYAAWSALREGSRDYLQPWEPAWPQDDLTKAAFRRRLSIYAREMELGNAWPFFVLVEGGKTLAGAVTLSNVRRGVAETGTLGYWIGQPYSGQGVATAAVRAVVGYAFDTLKLHRLEAACLPTNHGSRRVLEKSGFSQEGRARAYLKINGGWADHLLFGLVEDER
- a CDS encoding TetR family transcriptional regulator, producing MRRRRGAAAREEALEAARDLLLSGGPAAVTLKAVGQRMGVGHANLIHHFGSAAGLQGALMDAMVRDLAQRIEAGLGEGREQVEPDRLMTVVFDAFGKGGASQMAAWLALAREQGRAESFAGVVRDLADRLAAMAPDDPNAAERARALVMTAAYMAFAEGLIGDILTPMLGAPDGLGRDLALKLTATLLGEP
- a CDS encoding metal-dependent hydrolase, translating into MAKSATPADLQIKPRDLHIDREAVTPRWWLNNDPFGAAVMNALSLTFPDGERFFIQSVKRFARDAPPKLAADIRAFTVQEGAHTREHMAFNAITERAGYQTAAIEAYVTERLDIARARPPLAQLAATMALEHFTAAFAHRLLADPDLLKGSPHDLARLWRWHSIEEIEHKGVAYDVFLHATRAMSPLQRWRLRRWAMLLTTLLFTKTVRETSLMLLKQDGIVGWRARFGLFRWLWLKPGLYRRMIGDYFAFYKPGFHPWQVDDRDLIVQAEAGLAQPA
- a CDS encoding DUF1800 domain-containing protein yields the protein MASPPIDAAVALTRLGLGARPGEIARVAADPRGWALAQIRRQGAPQPPGDLPDTAERLGQYFDYQSASRAPAPAAAVSPAAQTPATPGAAPVDPAAEARRAARQAARRDIVQDTAQAFLARAQLGAATEEGFAERWALFWSNALTVSAARFDSGAFIAQYECEAVRPHVFGRFEDLVMACEQHPAMLLYLDQARSTGPDSPVGARRKAGLNENLAREMMELHTVGADAGYTQADVTELARALTGWSIPTAREAQDGGLVADAAPPRRARPRRAGMAAQVQPGPNGFVFRANVHEPGARTVMGKTYPPGGLGQGQAVLRDLARHPATATRLSRRLAAHFVADSPPDALVARLEAAWTRSGGDLAQVARALIAAPETWTPQPAKIKTPYDLVVSTHRALGTQPQRLPPLRQALADMGQPLYAPPSPEGWPDTAADWAGPDALVKRLNWASAAAATAHVSDTDAVAAGALGARLSERTRLAVARAESRPEALTLLFMSPEFQRR
- a CDS encoding DUF1501 domain-containing protein, with the translated sequence MNALSLNRRHLLAAATAGMGLAFAGKVAARTRGPANKLVVVIARGAMDGLSVTVPHGDANYVPLRGGLAIGAPGEANGALAMGEGFGLHPALSGLHQLYGQGEMRFAPAVALPVRIRSHFEAQDVLENGGEALRQQTDGWLNRALVAAGGTTVKGLSIGAQTPLILRGGAPVSSWAPGGLVRGGDRIAALLQDLYVEDPLLGQNLARGLATEERVEMVGGQPVRRNDVQGLGQAVARLMSGPDGADVIAVSLDGWDTHAGQKAQLQNRLTGLDQLVMGLKTGLGDAWPRTALVVATEFGRTARANGTQGTDHGTGSSLLLAGGAIKRGGPIGDWPTLAENRLFENRDLAPTLDIRSVFKGLLRDHMGLDRAALDNRVFPGSAAEAPATTGLV
- a CDS encoding SulP family inorganic anion transporter, with the translated sequence MIASARRQWLANPRRDLLAGTVVALALIPEAIAFSLIAGVDPAVGLYASVVIAVTIAFVGGRPAMISAATGAMALLMVTLVRDHGIEYLFAASILCGVFQIAIGLLKLGRYIRFVSRSVMTGFVNSLAILIFLAQMPELIGRGWITYALVAAALAVIYGFPRLTKAVPSPLVAIVFISAVVMVMKLDVRTVGDMGQMPTTLPMFHLPAVPLTWETLAIIAPISATLAFVGLLESLLTANLIDDITDTASDKDRETRGQGIANILSPLFGGMAGCAMIGQSMINVGSGARGRLSTLWAGLFLLFLMLALQDWVARIPMAALVAVMIMVSVGTFDWNSVLKLRTLPLQSSIVMIATTVTVVATHDLSKGVVLGVLLSAVFFMRKLGKTLVVTEIETPEPGVLQYRVSGQLFFGSADLFAASFEHHGRPTRVHIDMTDAHLWDLTGVAAVDKVVFRYRRQGAQVEVAGMNDAARTLVARVGRFEKMHLPADAGAH
- a CDS encoding cold-shock protein, producing the protein MATGTVKWFNATKGYGFIQPDDGGKDVFVHISAVEAAGLRGLDENQKVSYELERDKRSGKESAGQLQTQG